The Pirellulaceae bacterium region GGATACGGCACCAGCAATGACGATAACAATCGAGATGACCGCAGCAAAGATTGGGCGATGGATGAAAAAGTGGGACATACGTGAGAAGCTCTCGGTAGGCATTCGCCAAAATGGCAAGTCCGCGCTGTGAAGCTGGCGGCACTTCAAAATGTACTCGTTGCCAGTTTCACCAGACGGTGAAAAGTCAGCTCGCCCACCGTCGGCTGACGGGAGCTACAATTCTCCCTTTTGTTTGGCTAGCGCTGACGCATCAGGTCAACAATTTCGGTATCGTCCTGAATCGGTAATTCACTATCGGTAAACGATCGCAGGCTGACGGTAACTTGTCCTGAAGCAACCAGGTGAAATCCGTCGCTGATGACCTGTTCGTCAGCGCCAAGTCCCTGCTCGACCACCACCCAGCCGCTCAACCGGCGGCCCAGCCTGATCGGCCGGCGCTGAAGTTTTCCGCGTTCGTCGGCGATCAACACGAACTTGCCGCTACGCTCGGTTTGAACCACGGTCTCTGGAACCAGGATGGCTTTGTGTTGTAGTGCGACCGGGACTCGTAATCGCACAAAAAGTCCAGGCAACAATTGGCCTGCGCGATTTTCCACCGTTGCTCGCAATCGAAGCGTACCGGTGTTTGCATCTACACCTTCTTGAGCAACATATTCTAATTGCCCGCGAAATGGGAATTGAGAATCTGTCTCACGGGCGATCAAGACAGGTGTCTCTGCCCAGGCCAAGGGACCCTTGCGAGCCGGTTGAGCGCCCTCCTGCCGTTGAGTGTCTGCCAGGACTAGCGCTTCGCGATCGCTAAGAGTAAAATTAATGTACAGCTTGTCAGCGTCGATGATTGTTACCAGCGAAGTGCCAGGTTCGACTAGATTTCCTAGTAACACTAACGATTGAGTCAGTCGGCCACGAATAGGAGCGCGAATTTCAGTGTAGCCCAATTCCAACTCTGCACTCTCCAGTTTTGCTTGGGCCTGTAGAACCGCCGCGTTGGCAGTGGCCAGAGCTGCACGCGCGGCATCGGAGGTTGCATTAGCTGACACAAGATTCGCCTTAGCAGAATCGTACTCAGCCTGCGAAGTTACGCGTTGGGCTAGTAGCTGCTCTTGTCTGGCGAATTCATTGCGCGTCTGCTCGACCGATGCCTCGTTGACTGCGATGTTCGCCTGAGCCACTAATACTTGAGACTGAGCCGCCACCACTTCTGCCCGCGCCGCCGACACTGCGGCTTGGTAGGCATCGGGCTCAATCGAAAATAGCACAGCTCCCTCGTCAACCAGCTGCCCGGATTGAAAATGAATTCTCTGAACGATGCCTCGTACCCGAGAACGCACTTCGGCTTTACCAGCCGATTCAGTTTCGCCATTCTTATCCAGAAAAACCACGACATCCTGGACCAGTGGCCGAATCCCCGTTACCTCCGGAGGTGGAGCAGGCGAATACTGATTGGAGCGGGAGGCACAGCCAGCGTTACTAAACAAGAGTGCCGAAACAACTATTAGGAAAAGATGAACATGGCCAGCACGCCAACGGGGGCCGGTCGCTGTGCATCGATGGCAGGCTCGTAACACAATGCTGTTTATCCAGGATAACAAGTACGATCGGCGATGCTCGGTTGCTGAAGCTCTGTTCAGTCCACCAGCCGATATCGTAGTCTGGCCACTAGCACCGAACAAGTACGTTGCAGTAAGCGGTTTGAGGCTTAGTGGCAATTCCTTTTGAGTTGCTGTGCTGAAAGATCATCCGTGAGTCCTGACCTTTGGCTTAAGGTGGAGTGCCTGCGCTCATCCAAGAACGCATATTGGCACACTGCGGCTGGCGCTAGAGATAGTACTGGTGGCAGGTGCACTGGTATTCAGCAACTGAATCAGCGAATCAGGCGGCTAACGTCGAAGCCTAATTCGCGAGCCTGACAAACTAGTTGTTGGTAGGTTTCGCTTGGCAGGTCGGGGGTGCGCGAGAGTATCCACAAGAACTTGCGATCTGGTGTGCCTACCAGAGCCCACTGATACTGCGGATGATGGCTCAATGCAAAGCTGTCTAAATGCGATATTGTTGCGTCGATACATGCAGCGTGGGATTCGGCGGGCCCTAGCGCAATGATCCAGTAGTTGCCCCCAGAGTTTTTTGCGAAAAGCGATGAGACGCGGCCAAAGCTCACTTGTAGTCTTGCATTGCCACTACACGGGACCGCTTCTGCTCGCCCACTGACCTGCCGCGTACGACCTCGCGGTGTAATACAGCGGTTGACAACTTGGATTGAACCGTCGGCATGTAGGGTGTAGGTGGCTGTCGAGCATTGGCAGGTTCGCTGGAAAATGTTGGGTAAGCGAGCAATCTCATACCATGTGCCCGAATAGGATTGGAGGTCGACATACGGTACAGTGGGTAATGCCTGTTGGGCGTGTGCAAGCATCTCAGGCAATACCAGCAGCTGAAGGATTGCCAAACCGATCCGACCGTGCGTGATAATACAGTTCATAAAATAATGCAGTTCATCAACATGGCTATGTTGTCTAGTTTAGAGTTGCGATTTGGAATGTCTCGAAATGATTCTCCTATGTTACAGTCAATCGGTGATGGGTTCAACGTATCGCCCCAAGTGCCCGATAGAGAACGGATTGAAGTGAACCGTCAAGCCAAGCGACACTGCTATGCCGCCGCTGGTGTGTGCAGGCTGCTTCTTATAATCGTCCTGATCGACTGTACTGCATCCAGTAGCAGCGGTGAGAGTGGTGCGCCGCGATTGAGCAAGCCCAATATCGTGCTGTTCCTGGTCGATGACATGGGAATTATGGATACATCGGTTCCGTTCTTGACGGATGCTGAGCGCAAGCCGATTCGTTACCCGCTCAACGACGCCTATCGGACGCCGAATATGGAGCGATTGGCAGCACACGGAATACGATTCAACAATTTTTGCGCGATGAGCGTCTGCTCACCGACGCGGATTTCGATCATGACGGGTCAGAATGCGGCTCGTCATCGGACTACGAATTGGATTAACCCCGATCAAGATAATGGTGGCCCGCAGGGGCCGCCAAGTTGGAATTGGCAGGGGCTGAACAAATCGAGCATTACATTGGCCCGGATTTTGCAGACCAGTGGCTATCGAACCTTTCATGTTGGCAAAGGACATTTTGGGCCACGCGGCTCGGAAGGTGCGGACCCAACGAACTTGGGTTTCGATGTGAATGTTGCAGGCTGCTCGATCGGAGCACCTGGCAGCTACTATGGCAACCAGAATTACGGCAACTTGCAACCGGACAGTCCGCGGGGCGTGCCGCAGCTGAAAAAGTATCATGGCACTGATACATTTCTGACAGAAGCGTTGACGCAGGAAGCCAAATCACTGGTAACTGCGGCGGTGCAGGCGCACCAGCCGTTCTTTCTGTATATGCCGCACTACGCAGTTCATGGACCGTTTAATCCGGACCCACGTTTTATTGTCCACTATCAGAATTCAGAGCGACCGAAAAGTTGGCAGGCGTTTGCGTCGCTGATCGAAGGTATGGACCGATCGTTGGGCGAACTGCTCGACCACGTGGAATCGCTGGGAGTCGCCGAGAATACCTTGATATTGTTCTTAGGCGACAACGGCAGCGATGCGCCGCTGGGTCACGAGCACGCGGTGGCTTGTGCAGCGCCACTCCGTGGCCGCAAAGGGTCGCACTACGAGGGCGGAATGCGAGTTCCATTTATTGTTGCCTGGGCCAAGAGTAATCCGACGTTGCAGTGCCAGGTCGAGCTGCCAATCGCTGCGAATGCGATCCAGCCGCAACTGGCAACCGTGTACGATCTGTTTCCAACGCTGTTAAACGTGGCCGGTGCGACCGCCCCGCACGAGCATGTGGTGGACGGCAGGCCGCTCAATACGCTGCTGACTGGTCAGTCGGACGTCGGGCGCAGCCAAGACTTTCTGATGCACTATCCGCATGCACCCCACCGCAGTGACTACTTTACAACTTATCGCGAAGGTCCCTGGAAAGCCATCTACCACTATTTTCCTACAGCGCAGTCTGCGGGCCGGCGGTATCAACTGTTTAATCTGTCCCAAGACCCATTTGAGCAAGCCGATCTGTCGGATGGCGAGCCGGAAGTGCTTGGGCGCATGATGAATGGCATGGTAGCTGCCTTGCATCGCTACTCGGCGGTGTTCCCGATCGACGCCACTTCAGGCCAATCAGTCACGCCGATCGTGCCACAGCCCTAGTCAGGCTCGACGGTCAGGCCAGAACAACTCAACAATGCAGGTTGTAACGCAGGCGAAAATCGTATCCCACTATGTTAGCGCGGGATATTGTTGGTTCCGCGCTAGCGCTGCGGGACTAAGAAAAGCCCTCAGAAACCCCGCGCGACCTGCCAGGCATTGGTTGCCGATTGATTGAGGCTTAACGGTGTGGTAGCTTTATGTGAGCCTAGTTCAGGAAAAGCGAATTGTAGGCGGTTGCGGATTCATTTTGGTGTAATTGCGAAAGGAACTTTTTTGATGAACGCGGTTACAACTCATCAAGCCATCGACTTGGCCATAGCCGATCTGATCGCGGGTGCGCGCAGTCTCGTTTCTAGCTCGCTTGATACGCGAATTGCGACTGCCGAGGCGTGTCTGGAGGGAGTGATCTCGGTCGCGGAGCGCTGGCAACAAGCGGGCTGCGAGGCCAAGCGGTCCGGCGATACAGCGGTAGGACGGGCTGAAGAGTTACTGACGGGACCAATTGCGACCTTGCGGTACCTGCGATTGATCATCAAAACCCTTGGCGATCTGAAGCAGTATGGAAAACCACAATTGCCTGGTAGGCCTCGGCAGGTAGCAGGACAATTGCGCGTGCCCGTATTTCCGACACCGCTACTGTTTGATGGATTGGCGTTTCGCGGACTCAAGGGCGATACTTGGCTAGAGCCCGGTGTCACTACCGAGACAATCTTTGGCAGCGCGCCAGCCAGACTTTTGAGGCAGCAAACGCCAGAGGCCCGAGTGGAGTTGGTTTTGGGCGCTGGCAACGTTTCTTCCATCGCCATTACCGACGCCTTGACCAAAATCTTCCAGGACGATTGCACTGTGCTGTTGAAGATGAATCCGGTCAACGAGTATTTGGGACCAGTGTTTCAAGATGCGTTACAGCCACTGATTCAGTGCGGTTGGTTGCGGATTATGTATGGGGCGGCTGCTGAGGGCACCTATGCCACGCAACATCCACAGATCGGCAGTGTACATATCACCGGTTCGACCGATACCCATGAAGCCATCGTGTGGGGATGCGACGCAGCCATTCGACAACAACGCAAGCAAGCGGGGGATCCCCTGCTGACCAAACCGATCTCCAGCGAGCTAGGCAATGTGACGCCGTGGATCATTGTGCCTGGGAATTACTCGGCACGACAACTCGCCAGCCAAGCCGAGTCGATCGCGGCTTCGATCACCAATAACGCATCATTCAATTGTGTGGCGACCAAGATGATTCTAACGGCGCGGAACTGGAGTCAGCGCGACCGATTCTTAGGCATGCTGCGAGCGGCTCTGGAACGCACTGCGCTGCGTTACGCCTATTATCCTGGTGCGGCTGATCGCTTTGCACAGTTTTCCGGAGGAAGTCAGGCGGGTAGCCATGGGCGTTTGCCTTGGACAGTGCGAGCCGGTGTGAACATCAAGGACGATCCGTTATTATTCCAACGTGAGTCGTTTGTTTGCGTGGCTGGCGAGACACAGTTAGAGGCTGACTCGCCATCCCAATTCCTTCAACGGGCAGTGGACTTTGCCAATCAACAGATGACTGGGACACTGGCTGTCGAGTTGACAGTGCCAGATGATTTCCGCCGTCGTGAATCGCAAGAATTTGATCGCGGGTTGCAAGGTCTGCGGTATGGAACGATTGGTGTCAATCAGTGGGCGGGGCTTAGCTTTGCCTGGATGTCGCCACCCTGGGGTGGCTATCCTGGCGCGACGTTGGCCGATGTGCAAAGTGGCATCGGGTCGGTGCACAATACCTACTTGTTACAGCGTCCACAAAAGACTGTGATCTACGCGCCGTTGTGTATGTCGCCTAAGCCCATCTGGTTCTCCACGCATCGACATCCCGACAAGGTGGCCCAGCGTTTGCTGGCTCTGTGTGCCAAACCTTCTGCGCTGCGACTTCCAGCTCTCTTGGCTGCAGCCCTAACAGGCTAGGAGCGATCGAGCGTTACGCTGGTCAGAAGAGCTACGTTTGCCAATGAAACTACATTCGCCAGTGTAGCTGAGTTCCCCAGAACGTGGGGCGGCACACTCCCGGGACTGCCCATCAGGCAGGCCACTACGAGCCTACATCTGCATTGAGTTTTGTAAGGCAGAAAGTGCCTGGCGCTCGACTTCAATTTACATCTCAACTGTCATAGAATTTGCGATTGTTATTGGCAGCCTCAACCAATATTTGAGGAGTCTTGAATCGCAGTCCGTGGTTCTGAGTCAGGCGATTGAATGTATCGACAATGCTCCGTGCGCCCACGGAGTCGATATAGCGAAATGGACCGCCTCGAAATGGAGGGAACCCCAGTCCGAACACTGCACCGATGTCACCATCCAGTGGATTAGCCACGATACCCTCTTGCAGGCACAGAGCGGCCTCGTGAACCATACTTAGTCCAATCCGCTCGGTGATCTCTTGATCGCTGAACTGCTTGCGCTGCGATCCACCAAAGTAGTTGTATACGTTGTCGTCCAGTTGGTCGCGCACCTTTTTGCCTTTGGCGTCGTATTTGAAGAACCCCTTCTTGTTTTTGCGACCATGGTAGCCTGCGTCATACATTCGCTTGAGGCCCATCGATAACTTAAGGCCTTCGCGATTGGCGACAAAAGTTTGCATCAAACTGCCGCTCATGATGTGCGCTCCAATGTCGATGCCCACTTCGTCCATCAGCGTAATCGGCCCAACTGGGAAGCCGAACTTCTTAAGAACGCGGTCGACCTGCAAGGCGTCCGCGCCTTCGTCGAGCATGTTAAGCGCTTCGCCCATAAGCGGTGCCAAGATGCGTGTCGTGTAAAAACCAGGACCATCTTTGACAACAATCACAGTTTTGCCTTGACGAACACCGATATCGTAGCAGGTGGCGGTGACCCAGTCGGCCGTCTGATCGGTAACGATGATTTCCAGCAGAGGCATCTTGGGCACGGGACTGAAGTAGTGCATGCCGATAACCTGTTCAGGGCGTTTGGATGCCGAGGCGATTTCCTTGATGGGCAGCGCCGATGTGTTGGATGCGAAGATGGCTTGTGGGTTCATGTGACTTTCGCATTCGGCCAAGACTCGATGTTTCAAGTCGAGGTCTTCAAACACGGCTTCGATCACGACCTGAGCCTGTTCAAAGTGCGCATAGTCTAGTTGGCCAACAATGCGGCTCATCATCTGATCCGCCTCCAGTTGAGACATCGCCTTACGCTTGACCTTCTTGCCCAGCGTACTCCACACTGTCGCTTTAGCTTGCGATAATGTTTCGCTCTTCACATCCTTCAGTAGTACGCGAATGTCTTTGGCAGCGCTGACTTCAGCGATGCCGGCACCCATGAAACCTGCACCGACCATGGCTAGGGTACTGACAGGGCGCACCAGGTCTTGGTGTGGATTCTTCTTCTTTTCGGTCATAGCGAAAAAGATGTTCCGCAACTGAAAGCTCTCAGGCGTCAGAATGAGCTTCTCGAAACGCTTGATCTCTTCGGCATAACCGGCTTCGGCCCCCTGCTCTGAGCCAACCTTGACGCACTCGATGATTTCGTACGGCGCTGGATAATTGCCTTTGGTTTGCCGATCGACCATCTCCTTGGCCTTCTTGAAAATAATGCCCCGCGTGAAGCCGGTGCCTTCCAAGATTTTGGTAGCCAAGGGTCGCTTGACGTTGCGCTTGAGTGGGCCTTCGGTCAATTCATTAGCCATGTAGATAGCCGCTGATAGCAGGGCGGGCAGAGTAGCCAGGCGATCAACCAGGCCCATCTTTTTGGCCTGCCGTGCATAAACGTTCTTGCCAGTCAACATCATGTCCAGCGCGTTTTGGATGCCGACAAGTTGCGTCAATCGCTGCGTGCCACGACCGCCCGGCAGCAGGCCCAGTTTGACCTCGGGCACAGACAAGATTGTTCCCTCATCGGCGGCGACGCGAGCCGTACAGGCTAAGGCGACTTCCAGTCCACCACCCATACAGGCACCGCTAATGGCGGCCACGATCGGCTTGCGGCTGTGCTCCATGCGTCGCAACAGAGCATGAGCCTGTTGCGCAATCGGTTGCCAATCACCAGGTTTCTTGACCATGCTGAAGGCTTCGATATCGGCACCGGCTATGAAGTCCTTCTTGCGGCTGATCATGACAGCCGCCCGCACCGATGGATCGCGTTCAAGATGATCGACCAGAGGGCCAAACACGCCCAGCATCTCCGGCCCGATCTTATTGACCTTACTATCTTTCTGGTCCAACCAGATCACAGCGATTCCGTCGCGATTCTCTACTTCAAAATAGTCGTTTTTCATGGCGTATTCAGCTCTCGTGTTCAGGCTATGGCTTGCGGCAATGTGGTAACTACCGACGCGCTCGCGGTGGTTAGACTGGGTTTTCTCCGTCAACTGACGGTGGCGAAAGGTAGATTCTGATTAGCAGC contains the following coding sequences:
- a CDS encoding efflux RND transporter periplasmic adaptor subunit, giving the protein MFSNAGCASRSNQYSPAPPPEVTGIRPLVQDVVVFLDKNGETESAGKAEVRSRVRGIVQRIHFQSGQLVDEGAVLFSIEPDAYQAAVSAARAEVVAAQSQVLVAQANIAVNEASVEQTRNEFARQEQLLAQRVTSQAEYDSAKANLVSANATSDAARAALATANAAVLQAQAKLESAELELGYTEIRAPIRGRLTQSLVLLGNLVEPGTSLVTIIDADKLYINFTLSDREALVLADTQRQEGAQPARKGPLAWAETPVLIARETDSQFPFRGQLEYVAQEGVDANTGTLRLRATVENRAGQLLPGLFVRLRVPVALQHKAILVPETVVQTERSGKFVLIADERGKLQRRPIRLGRRLSGWVVVEQGLGADEQVISDGFHLVASGQVTVSLRSFTDSELPIQDDTEIVDLMRQR
- a CDS encoding lipocalin family protein, producing MNCIITHGRIGLAILQLLVLPEMLAHAQQALPTVPYVDLQSYSGTWYEIARLPNIFQRTCQCSTATYTLHADGSIQVVNRCITPRGRTRQVSGRAEAVPCSGNARLQVSFGRVSSLFAKNSGGNYWIIALGPAESHAACIDATISHLDSFALSHHPQYQWALVGTPDRKFLWILSRTPDLPSETYQQLVCQARELGFDVSRLIR
- a CDS encoding sulfatase, with translation MLQSIGDGFNVSPQVPDRERIEVNRQAKRHCYAAAGVCRLLLIIVLIDCTASSSSGESGAPRLSKPNIVLFLVDDMGIMDTSVPFLTDAERKPIRYPLNDAYRTPNMERLAAHGIRFNNFCAMSVCSPTRISIMTGQNAARHRTTNWINPDQDNGGPQGPPSWNWQGLNKSSITLARILQTSGYRTFHVGKGHFGPRGSEGADPTNLGFDVNVAGCSIGAPGSYYGNQNYGNLQPDSPRGVPQLKKYHGTDTFLTEALTQEAKSLVTAAVQAHQPFFLYMPHYAVHGPFNPDPRFIVHYQNSERPKSWQAFASLIEGMDRSLGELLDHVESLGVAENTLILFLGDNGSDAPLGHEHAVACAAPLRGRKGSHYEGGMRVPFIVAWAKSNPTLQCQVELPIAANAIQPQLATVYDLFPTLLNVAGATAPHEHVVDGRPLNTLLTGQSDVGRSQDFLMHYPHAPHRSDYFTTYREGPWKAIYHYFPTAQSAGRRYQLFNLSQDPFEQADLSDGEPEVLGRMMNGMVAALHRYSAVFPIDATSGQSVTPIVPQP
- a CDS encoding aldehyde dehydrogenase, giving the protein MNAVTTHQAIDLAIADLIAGARSLVSSSLDTRIATAEACLEGVISVAERWQQAGCEAKRSGDTAVGRAEELLTGPIATLRYLRLIIKTLGDLKQYGKPQLPGRPRQVAGQLRVPVFPTPLLFDGLAFRGLKGDTWLEPGVTTETIFGSAPARLLRQQTPEARVELVLGAGNVSSIAITDALTKIFQDDCTVLLKMNPVNEYLGPVFQDALQPLIQCGWLRIMYGAAAEGTYATQHPQIGSVHITGSTDTHEAIVWGCDAAIRQQRKQAGDPLLTKPISSELGNVTPWIIVPGNYSARQLASQAESIAASITNNASFNCVATKMILTARNWSQRDRFLGMLRAALERTALRYAYYPGAADRFAQFSGGSQAGSHGRLPWTVRAGVNIKDDPLLFQRESFVCVAGETQLEADSPSQFLQRAVDFANQQMTGTLAVELTVPDDFRRRESQEFDRGLQGLRYGTIGVNQWAGLSFAWMSPPWGGYPGATLADVQSGIGSVHNTYLLQRPQKTVIYAPLCMSPKPIWFSTHRHPDKVAQRLLALCAKPSALRLPALLAAALTG
- a CDS encoding enoyl-CoA hydratase/isomerase family protein; the protein is MKNDYFEVENRDGIAVIWLDQKDSKVNKIGPEMLGVFGPLVDHLERDPSVRAAVMISRKKDFIAGADIEAFSMVKKPGDWQPIAQQAHALLRRMEHSRKPIVAAISGACMGGGLEVALACTARVAADEGTILSVPEVKLGLLPGGRGTQRLTQLVGIQNALDMMLTGKNVYARQAKKMGLVDRLATLPALLSAAIYMANELTEGPLKRNVKRPLATKILEGTGFTRGIIFKKAKEMVDRQTKGNYPAPYEIIECVKVGSEQGAEAGYAEEIKRFEKLILTPESFQLRNIFFAMTEKKKNPHQDLVRPVSTLAMVGAGFMGAGIAEVSAAKDIRVLLKDVKSETLSQAKATVWSTLGKKVKRKAMSQLEADQMMSRIVGQLDYAHFEQAQVVIEAVFEDLDLKHRVLAECESHMNPQAIFASNTSALPIKEIASASKRPEQVIGMHYFSPVPKMPLLEIIVTDQTADWVTATCYDIGVRQGKTVIVVKDGPGFYTTRILAPLMGEALNMLDEGADALQVDRVLKKFGFPVGPITLMDEVGIDIGAHIMSGSLMQTFVANREGLKLSMGLKRMYDAGYHGRKNKKGFFKYDAKGKKVRDQLDDNVYNYFGGSQRKQFSDQEITERIGLSMVHEAALCLQEGIVANPLDGDIGAVFGLGFPPFRGGPFRYIDSVGARSIVDTFNRLTQNHGLRFKTPQILVEAANNNRKFYDS